The following proteins are co-located in the Vibrio azureus genome:
- a CDS encoding ABC-three component system middle component 5, with product MLVYNKSIDVNHTVLRLSALSMELDGKEVEKDRLRILDFILAHPVHISKMKLGRDMVKERNVFKSFTNNYQNYSDNNLFEIMKPVQDMAICYLETLGVISFVKENNRLELNYDRVSPEIKSILSEEVNSISSQAVSFIKDYLIDMDLVGDNGLKSASNLMGCKYDAI from the coding sequence ATGTTAGTTTATAACAAGTCTATAGACGTAAATCATACAGTCTTAAGGCTATCTGCTTTATCGATGGAGTTAGATGGCAAAGAGGTAGAAAAGGATAGACTGAGAATTCTTGATTTTATCTTGGCACACCCTGTTCATATATCAAAAATGAAGCTTGGTCGAGATATGGTCAAAGAACGAAACGTGTTTAAGTCATTTACTAATAATTATCAAAATTATAGTGATAATAACCTTTTTGAGATTATGAAACCTGTTCAGGATATGGCAATTTGTTATTTAGAAACTCTAGGTGTTATTAGTTTTGTAAAAGAAAATAACAGACTGGAACTAAACTATGATAGAGTTTCTCCAGAGATAAAGAGTATTCTTTCTGAAGAAGTTAATAGTATTTCTTCACAAGCAGTTTCTTTTATTAAAGATTATCTTATAGATATGGACTTAGTCGGTGATAATGGTTTGAAGTCAGCAAGTAACTTAATGGGGTGTAAATATGATGCTATATAA
- a CDS encoding macro domain-containing protein: MISYTNGNILHNQADAIINPVNTVGVMGKGLALQFKNVFPDNFKAYKSACDSKELTTGKMLTVATQSISAPFYIINFPTKAHWRGKSKIEYIKDGLADLIKEVKRLELTSVALPALGSGLGGLPWTEVEREIQASLSEMPEVEWRIYPPQVTE; the protein is encoded by the coding sequence ATGATTTCATACACTAACGGAAATATCTTACACAACCAAGCTGATGCCATTATTAACCCCGTCAATACTGTCGGAGTGATGGGAAAAGGACTGGCCTTGCAATTTAAAAACGTGTTTCCAGACAATTTTAAAGCCTATAAATCAGCCTGTGATAGTAAAGAGCTCACAACAGGTAAAATGCTAACGGTTGCCACTCAATCAATCAGTGCTCCCTTCTACATCATCAACTTTCCAACCAAAGCTCACTGGAGAGGAAAATCTAAAATTGAATACATCAAAGACGGTTTAGCGGATCTAATAAAAGAAGTAAAACGATTGGAGTTAACCTCGGTCGCCTTACCCGCGCTTGGCAGTGGCTTAGGTGGCTTACCTTGGACAGAAGTCGAGCGAGAAATTCAAGCATCACTGTCTGAGATGCCAGAGGTAGAGTGGCGCATATATCCACCTCAAGTCACTGAATAA
- a CDS encoding alpha/beta fold hydrolase: MNHYCEFVDAGIKYQPHIFQLPLDYQDPAKGHIDVFARSLTSTEKGACERPWLVYFQGGPGFPSPRQNGHNSWIKRALQNYRVLLLDQRGTGNSTVISHQTLAHLSPQEQAEYLSHFRADNIVRDAEQIRQHFSVEKWAILGQSFGGFCSLTYLSLFPDSLLCSYITGGVPPISGHPDRVYEATFKRVIEKNQAFFKQFPQAQQLCQNIADHLLETEEYLPNGQRFTVEQFQQLGINFGMSDSFLPTYYALENALINVNGKPQLRYEFLNQMLMEQSFQTHPIYAILHESIYCQGQASHWSAQRVRETLPMFQYQKNQPFYFTGEMVFPWMFEQYANLIPLKPAAELIAQKQDWTSLYDAETLSNNKVPISCAVYADDMFVEMDLTRQTLAAIPNSAAWITNEYEHNGLRADGEKILDKLITMGEQLAATLE; this comes from the coding sequence ATGAATCATTACTGCGAATTTGTTGATGCGGGCATAAAATACCAACCTCATATTTTTCAACTTCCTCTCGATTACCAAGATCCTGCAAAAGGGCACATCGACGTTTTTGCACGCTCTTTAACCTCAACAGAAAAAGGGGCGTGTGAGCGACCTTGGCTGGTGTACTTTCAAGGTGGGCCTGGCTTTCCTTCACCTAGACAAAATGGCCACAACAGCTGGATAAAACGTGCGCTACAAAATTACCGAGTGTTGTTGTTGGATCAAAGAGGGACAGGCAACAGTACTGTCATCTCACATCAAACACTCGCGCACCTCTCACCTCAAGAGCAAGCGGAATACTTAAGCCATTTTCGAGCTGATAATATTGTGCGCGATGCAGAACAAATTCGTCAGCATTTTTCCGTAGAGAAATGGGCAATTCTTGGTCAAAGTTTTGGTGGTTTTTGTTCGTTAACGTACTTATCACTTTTTCCCGATAGTTTGCTATGCAGTTACATTACCGGTGGTGTGCCGCCGATCAGTGGTCATCCGGATCGAGTCTATGAGGCCACCTTCAAAAGAGTCATCGAAAAGAATCAGGCTTTTTTTAAGCAATTTCCTCAAGCTCAGCAACTTTGCCAAAACATTGCTGATCATTTACTCGAAACAGAAGAATATTTGCCAAACGGGCAGCGCTTCACCGTTGAGCAATTTCAGCAGTTGGGCATCAACTTTGGTATGAGTGACAGCTTTTTACCGACGTATTACGCTCTTGAAAATGCCCTTATTAACGTAAACGGCAAACCTCAATTACGCTATGAATTTCTCAACCAAATGCTTATGGAGCAGAGTTTTCAAACTCATCCTATTTATGCCATTTTACATGAGTCAATTTATTGTCAGGGGCAAGCTTCTCATTGGAGTGCTCAGCGTGTACGAGAAACATTGCCAATGTTCCAGTATCAAAAGAATCAGCCTTTTTATTTTACTGGGGAGATGGTGTTTCCATGGATGTTTGAGCAATATGCGAATCTCATTCCTCTAAAACCCGCTGCTGAATTAATCGCACAAAAGCAAGATTGGACTTCGCTTTATGATGCCGAAACCTTAAGTAACAACAAAGTGCCAATCAGCTGCGCCGTGTACGCCGATGATATGTTTGTCGAAATGGACCTTACGCGCCAAACATTAGCTGCGATCCCGAATTCAGCAGCCTGGATAACTAATGAATATGAGCATAATGGCCTGCGAGCTGACGGAGAAAAGATTTTAGATAAGCTGATCACCATGGGTGAGCAGCTAGCCGCCACTTTAGAATAA
- a CDS encoding alpha/beta hydrolase — protein sequence MSNDTCHPNLTRAPKGLVSHLPFLPKLLTKVIVNERIAPARLGNPKTPKDYGMPYQDIDIHTQDGVRLSGWEIIRTNSSKLAIINHPLTCTRYGAVKGLDGVPVEFLPMAKHLYDAGFSILMYDHRGQGDSDGGIGKTMIGHEVPVGAGVTEWQDLLGSLEYVSTHDLLKTNAIALISQCMGANAAITAWDKSPDAIFWGNVKCHVAIQPTLSYNMTYRFIHKKLHIDLVDQVEKAQFNKVGFGYSNVLEHISQVRVPMLFCQVKDDQYTLDKTTGINDVQLIYEACPTTKTLIWVGPNEAKPFGSGKRFDGYGYFNHYPEELLDFLNQHID from the coding sequence ATGTCGAACGATACCTGTCACCCTAACCTGACACGCGCTCCTAAAGGACTAGTTTCTCACTTACCTTTTCTCCCGAAGCTGTTAACGAAAGTGATTGTTAATGAACGCATTGCCCCTGCACGACTAGGGAATCCCAAGACGCCAAAGGATTATGGCATGCCCTATCAAGATATCGATATTCATACTCAAGATGGTGTCCGTTTAAGCGGATGGGAAATCATTCGAACCAATTCAAGTAAGCTTGCCATCATCAATCACCCACTCACCTGCACACGTTATGGAGCAGTTAAAGGGCTCGACGGTGTGCCTGTTGAGTTTTTACCTATGGCCAAACATCTCTATGACGCGGGATTTAGTATTTTAATGTACGACCACAGAGGCCAAGGTGACAGCGATGGTGGAATAGGCAAAACTATGATAGGTCATGAAGTACCTGTTGGTGCTGGCGTCACAGAGTGGCAAGATCTACTCGGGTCATTGGAGTACGTTTCAACACATGATTTACTCAAAACGAATGCAATCGCGCTTATTTCCCAATGCATGGGAGCCAATGCAGCCATTACCGCGTGGGACAAATCTCCCGATGCCATTTTTTGGGGAAATGTAAAGTGCCATGTTGCGATTCAACCAACGCTCTCTTACAACATGACCTACCGTTTCATTCATAAGAAATTACATATTGATTTGGTCGATCAAGTCGAAAAAGCTCAATTTAATAAAGTTGGCTTTGGTTACTCCAACGTACTGGAGCATATCAGTCAGGTAAGAGTGCCAATGTTATTCTGCCAAGTAAAAGACGACCAATATACCCTTGATAAAACAACTGGCATCAATGATGTTCAACTTATCTACGAGGCTTGCCCGACTACTAAAACGCTTATTTGGGTAGGTCCAAATGAGGCCAAGCCCTTTGGAAGTGGAAAGCGTTTTGATGGTTATGGGTACTTCAACCATTACCCTGAAGAGTTACTTGATTTTCTTAATCAGCATATAGATTAA
- a CDS encoding PolC-type DNA polymerase III encodes MTQANSVVVLDFETTGLSPNMGDRAIEIGAVKLVDGKVVDSFQQLMNPGFRVSSFIEHYTGISNHMLRTAPSCEEVMASFSEFIAGENLIAHNASFDKRFLDAELERIHGNYSGEFACSLLVARRLIQDAPSHKLGELVRYKNIDNDGVFHRALADAEVTAKLWLLMIEQLEQSGITTPSFQLMQTISKTAKGKMEPLLASSRARSMARELL; translated from the coding sequence ATGACTCAAGCTAACTCCGTTGTCGTCCTCGACTTTGAAACTACGGGGCTCTCACCGAATATGGGCGATCGTGCCATTGAGATTGGCGCGGTCAAACTGGTTGATGGCAAGGTTGTCGATAGTTTTCAGCAGTTAATGAATCCCGGTTTTAGAGTCAGCTCTTTCATTGAACACTACACTGGCATTAGCAATCACATGTTGCGCACAGCTCCGAGCTGCGAAGAGGTGATGGCTTCATTCAGTGAATTCATTGCTGGCGAAAATCTTATCGCGCACAACGCTTCGTTTGATAAACGATTTTTAGATGCAGAGCTTGAACGAATCCATGGTAATTATTCCGGTGAGTTTGCCTGTTCTCTGCTGGTTGCAAGGCGACTGATTCAAGATGCCCCTTCGCATAAGCTAGGCGAGCTTGTTCGCTACAAAAACATCGACAATGATGGTGTATTTCACCGCGCTCTCGCCGATGCCGAGGTCACAGCAAAACTCTGGCTGTTAATGATCGAACAACTGGAGCAGTCTGGAATCACAACGCCGAGCTTTCAGCTTATGCAAACCATTAGTAAGACGGCCAAAGGAAAAATGGAGCCGCTCCTTGCCAGTAGCCGAGCACGTTCCATGGCTAGAGAGCTTTTGTAA
- a CDS encoding protein kinase domain-containing protein — protein MKISAAQSRGMTEVQAHEHLRKNANKSIGELTVNGKKYRVTDNEVLRENPSQGAARFREGIAKIFNRQSPRRSIALALTATLKTAKQQIPQQASQNKTVPLSNIFGAKPETSLPLGWKGEPPLGAPNLEGMKAVETDKFAEGESHISIMQTQDGQRLVAKIERSVAEGHLLQELEAYQHIYETVGKHPNLGNVHGMAIVPYGSRKEEALLMDEVDGRRGSETFRILANNLKKGKISSEEYWGTIKFIALRLLDVTAHLSKAGISHNDIKPDNIVFDKKTGEPIVIDLGLHSRFGEEVKGFTDSFKAPELQAFSTSASEKSDVFLVASTLLHGIEGFEFGSERKPNQGLSLMSSVPRQVDKEGNVTHQAGFAGVETAYTRFFDTVLDSNPQLRADATSAKQHEFLTDGIIDENVAKQVLTDSLAEETVLTSNRESPVKEKALQDAYHNLREHLTASSTNNLRQGYAFNDLVTTLTLLNKAESQGLSSSDKFRSLDNLMTKTNKVMVDYVKRNLANDGTNSGELSIKFQDGIEGKSTQSFLANIERGLEAPSSFADIRSLEREQQLVETMFTVLLSSTEKDKTPIRAEIYSLLNHLAEVKKALSSRVDTLKAEQANAASSVVSLLDSSQEWFTQAKQTLENFDKVTPRVKFGTNESVQAHQQMISAHATMALQEVSQSIGKIKQFAHDARPLLVALGERPLVDHSLTFQRERLREAATVAERLSRLEFEWV, from the coding sequence ATGAAGATATCAGCAGCACAATCTAGAGGAATGACCGAAGTTCAGGCCCATGAGCATCTGAGGAAAAATGCGAATAAGTCGATAGGAGAGCTCACGGTCAATGGTAAAAAATATCGAGTTACTGATAATGAAGTACTTCGTGAGAATCCGAGTCAAGGAGCCGCTCGTTTTCGTGAAGGTATTGCGAAAATTTTTAATAGACAGTCACCTCGACGTTCTATTGCTCTGGCTTTAACAGCAACATTAAAAACTGCTAAACAGCAGATCCCACAGCAAGCTTCGCAAAATAAGACAGTGCCTTTGTCTAATATTTTTGGTGCGAAACCAGAGACATCCTTGCCATTAGGTTGGAAGGGTGAACCTCCTCTTGGTGCGCCAAATTTAGAAGGGATGAAAGCGGTGGAAACCGATAAATTTGCTGAAGGTGAAAGTCATATCAGCATCATGCAAACCCAAGATGGCCAAAGACTGGTTGCCAAAATTGAACGTTCTGTTGCCGAAGGGCACTTGCTACAAGAACTTGAAGCCTACCAGCATATTTATGAAACTGTTGGAAAACACCCTAATCTTGGTAATGTTCATGGTATGGCTATTGTGCCTTACGGTAGTAGAAAAGAAGAAGCCCTGTTGATGGATGAGGTGGATGGACGAAGAGGTTCTGAGACATTCAGGATCTTGGCAAACAACCTTAAAAAAGGGAAGATTTCTAGTGAAGAATATTGGGGAACGATAAAGTTTATTGCCCTCAGGCTTTTAGATGTGACTGCTCATCTTAGCAAAGCTGGTATTAGCCACAATGATATCAAGCCTGACAATATTGTGTTTGATAAGAAAACAGGAGAACCCATCGTTATCGATTTAGGGTTGCACTCTCGATTTGGTGAGGAAGTTAAAGGTTTTACCGATTCATTCAAAGCTCCAGAGCTTCAGGCTTTCAGTACTTCTGCATCAGAAAAAAGCGATGTGTTTTTGGTTGCATCTACTTTGCTACATGGTATTGAAGGGTTTGAATTTGGCTCTGAACGTAAGCCTAATCAAGGGCTAAGCTTGATGTCTTCGGTGCCACGCCAAGTCGATAAAGAAGGGAATGTGACTCATCAAGCGGGTTTTGCTGGTGTCGAAACTGCCTACACTCGATTTTTCGACACTGTCCTGGATTCGAACCCGCAGCTTAGAGCGGATGCTACTTCAGCCAAACAGCATGAGTTTTTGACAGATGGTATTATTGATGAGAACGTTGCCAAACAAGTTTTGACGGATTCCTTGGCTGAGGAAACGGTACTTACATCTAATAGAGAGTCTCCAGTGAAGGAAAAAGCGCTTCAAGATGCCTACCACAACTTAAGGGAGCATCTGACTGCCAGTAGTACAAATAACCTTCGGCAAGGTTATGCTTTTAATGACTTAGTTACAACCTTGACGCTATTGAATAAAGCGGAATCTCAAGGACTCTCGAGCTCCGATAAATTTCGTTCACTGGATAATCTGATGACTAAAACGAATAAAGTCATGGTTGATTACGTGAAACGAAACTTGGCGAATGATGGCACTAACTCTGGTGAATTATCCATAAAGTTTCAAGACGGCATCGAAGGTAAAAGTACGCAATCATTTTTAGCTAATATTGAGAGAGGTCTTGAGGCGCCAAGTTCTTTTGCTGATATTCGCTCATTAGAAAGAGAGCAACAGTTGGTCGAGACTATGTTTACTGTTCTGTTATCATCGACTGAAAAAGACAAAACACCAATTAGAGCAGAAATTTACTCTTTACTTAATCATCTTGCTGAAGTGAAAAAGGCACTTTCATCACGAGTTGATACCCTGAAAGCAGAGCAAGCTAATGCAGCAAGCAGTGTTGTGTCTTTACTGGATAGCTCACAGGAATGGTTTACACAAGCAAAGCAAACATTAGAGAATTTCGACAAAGTAACACCTCGTGTTAAGTTTGGAACTAATGAGAGCGTGCAAGCCCATCAGCAGATGATTTCTGCTCATGCAACGATGGCGTTACAAGAAGTATCTCAGTCTATCGGTAAAATTAAACAGTTTGCTCATGATGCAAGGCCGTTGCTCGTCGCTTTGGGAGAGCGTCCGCTTGTTGATCACAGCCTGACTTTTCAGCGAGAGAGGCTACGAGAGGCTGCAACTGTCGCAGAACGATTGAGTCGTTTAGAGTTTGAATGGGTCTAA
- a CDS encoding ABC-three component system protein, whose product MIKNVLPKPTQLDHLSKAYKDEVTGEQLTFEFIDELQHYKTKKKKRRDLTQKLSDAGLSEFIEDAEELKELITKLILKYQHYNSAQKIITYLLADVESIFNTEIKPKLHPSISIPEVKVLLRTCIEIEISEKLGENVLEIYHRQINGMVFYLTGNCHLEWDEC is encoded by the coding sequence ATGATAAAGAATGTCCTCCCTAAGCCTACTCAACTTGACCATTTATCAAAAGCTTATAAAGATGAGGTCACTGGTGAACAACTGACCTTTGAGTTTATTGATGAGTTGCAACACTACAAGACCAAAAAGAAGAAGCGCAGAGATCTAACCCAGAAGCTTTCAGATGCAGGCCTTTCAGAGTTCATTGAAGATGCAGAAGAGTTAAAAGAGTTGATTACCAAACTCATTTTGAAGTATCAGCATTACAACTCAGCACAAAAAATAATCACTTATCTTCTTGCAGATGTTGAGTCTATCTTTAATACAGAGATTAAGCCGAAGCTACACCCTAGTATTTCAATTCCTGAAGTAAAAGTTCTCTTGAGAACGTGTATTGAAATAGAAATCTCTGAAAAGTTAGGGGAAAATGTTTTAGAGATATACCATAGGCAGATTAATGGTATGGTATTTTATTTGACTGGTAACTGTCATCTGGAGTGGGATGAATGTTAG